CGCGGCCTGACCAACACCCTGCCGCTGCACATCGAGATTCTCTACAACGAATACAACATCGTCGCCGCCTTCAGCGTGGCGATCCTGCTGCTGATGATGGCCCTGGTGATCCTGCTGCTGCGGCAGTGGAGCGAAAGCCACCTGAGCCGCGAACTCCAGCACCGTGATGAGGAATAAGGCGCCATGAGCATCGAGATCCAGGGTATCAACAAGCGTTTCGGCGCCTTCCAGGCGCTCAAGGACATCAACCTGCACATCGAGAGCGGCGAGCTGGTCGCCCTGCTCGGCCCGTCCGGCTGCGGCAAGACCACCCTGCTGCGCATCATCGCCGGTCTGGAATCGCCGGACGCCGGCAACATCGGCTTCTATGGCGAGGACGTCTCCGGCCGCGACGTGCGTGATCGCAACGTCGGTTTCGTCTTCCAGCACTACGCGCTGTTCCGCCACATGACGGTGTTCGACAACGTCGCCTTCGGCCTGCGCATGAAGCCGCGCCGCGAGCGCCCGAGCGAGGCGCAGATCGCCAGCAAGGTGCATGAGCTGCTGAACATGGTGCAGCTCGACTGGCTGGCCGATCGCTATCCGGAGCAACTCTCCGGCGGTCAGCGCCAGCGCATCGCCCTGGCCCGCGCCCTGGCGGTGGAACCCAAGATCCTGCTGCTCGACGAGCCCTTCGGCGCCCTGGACGCCAAGGTGCGCAAGGAGCTGCGCCGCTGGCTGGCCAGGCTGCACGACGAGATCCATCTGACCTCGGTATTCGTCACCCACGACCAGGAGGAAGCCATGGAGGTGGCGGATCGCATCGTGGTGATGAACAAGGGGCAGATCGAGCAGGTCGGCACGCCCGGCGAGGTCTACGAGCAACCGGCGAGCGACTTCGTCTATCACTTCCTCGGCGACTCCAATCGCCTGGCACTGGGCGAGCAGGAGGTGCTGTTCCGGCCCCACGAGGTGGAACTGGAGCGCGAGGCGCGGCCCGGCTATCACGCCGCCGAGGTGCGCGATATCCGCCCGCTGGGAGCCATCACCCGGGTTACCCTGCGGGTGCCGGAGCAGGCTGAGATGATCGAGGTGGAGCTGGTCAAGGATCATCCGGCGCTGATCGGACTGCAACGGGGCACGCCGCTGCACTTCCTGCCGCGCACTCCCTGAGCCGCACCTATGGTCGGCTGCGACGAAAGTCGTAGCCGATATCATCAGACAATCATTGCAACCTCTGGAAAACTGGCTCCATGATCGCAACGTCGAAATCCGTCACGGTTTCGGCGTCGACCCGAGCACAAAAACAAGGAGGTCGCATGCCCAAGCGCTGGCTAGCCGTGCTGTCGTTTCACTTGGTAGCGCTCGCTGGCGCGCTGCTGCTCTGGCAGGTATTCGCCCTACCAATGGCAGTCGGCATGGGGCTGACCCTGCTCGCCGCGCTCTGGCCCTGGCTGCTGCTGCGCCCCAACTCCCCGCCTCCCGCGCCCGCCGAGACCGGAGAGGAACTCACCCGCGATCTTTCCCGCAGCACGGCGCGCAATGCCGTGGCCATCGCGGGTGTCGCCTATGCGGCGCAACAACTGGCGGCCAAGGTACAGTCCCAGGCCAGTGCCGCCGCTCAGATTTCCACCAGCGCCGCGTCCCTCACCCACACCGAGCAGGACAGTGCCAGCAGCGCGCGCCAGGCCCTGGACGTGGTGCGGCAGGTGCACGAGC
The window above is part of the Pseudomonas oryzihabitans genome. Proteins encoded here:
- a CDS encoding sulfate/molybdate ABC transporter ATP-binding protein, whose translation is MSIEIQGINKRFGAFQALKDINLHIESGELVALLGPSGCGKTTLLRIIAGLESPDAGNIGFYGEDVSGRDVRDRNVGFVFQHYALFRHMTVFDNVAFGLRMKPRRERPSEAQIASKVHELLNMVQLDWLADRYPEQLSGGQRQRIALARALAVEPKILLLDEPFGALDAKVRKELRRWLARLHDEIHLTSVFVTHDQEEAMEVADRIVVMNKGQIEQVGTPGEVYEQPASDFVYHFLGDSNRLALGEQEVLFRPHEVELEREARPGYHAAEVRDIRPLGAITRVTLRVPEQAEMIEVELVKDHPALIGLQRGTPLHFLPRTP